From a single Erpetoichthys calabaricus chromosome 1, fErpCal1.3, whole genome shotgun sequence genomic region:
- the LOC114664779 gene encoding zinc finger protein 239-like, giving the protein MENNKSVHIKEEDCEWECMQHQMNIYSIEEEKDHKLGLINIKRESEPTSDTSDLQLNTIVNHVKAEDFKSEAVCPLVCPEEELTGTDFTKSRSHSFQNDYVQVKTEPLDSDIKETESASCSAHSREDLQERRTVSQSSFCEASLHCRPQQNENVEKLTSESEILTPASVTSSSLGVVKLTWVRIIHTKQQAHNSNSGALYVCQKQTKTFKEKSRSELHRGNTQQKPCCSECGKQFFSKNSLERHKRIHTGEKPYCCNECGKQFNTSGHLILHTRIHTGEKPYCCSDCGKKFSSSTSLRIHSRMHTGEKPYCCSECGKRFSTISSFQRHKRIHSGERPYHCLECNKEFSDLSNLKSHARIHTGEKLNHTSQCSKQVSDNLQSL; this is encoded by the exons ATGGAAAACAATAAGAGTGTGCACATTAAGGAAGAAGACTGTGAATGGGAATGCATGCAACATCAGATGAATATTTATAGCATTGAGGAAGAGAAAGATCATAAATTGGGACtaataaacattaaaagagaatctGAGCCAACATCAGATACAAGTGACTTGCAGCTAAATACAATTGTAAACCATGTCAAGGCAGAAGACTTCAAATCAGAGGCTGTCTGTCCACTTGTGTGTCCAGAAGAAGAGCTAACTGGAACAGACTTCACAAAAAGTAGATCTCACTCCTTCCAGAATGATTATGTCCAAGTGAAAACCGAACCTTTGGATTCTGACATAAAGGAGACAGAGAGTGCATCATGTTCAGCGCATTCTAGAGAAG aTTTACAAGAAAGGCGGACCGTCTCTCAGTCTTCATTTTGTGAGGCCTCTCTTCACTGTAGAccacagcaaaatgaaaatgtggaaaaactgacatCAGAATCAGAGATTTTGACACCAGCCTCAGTGACTTCTAGTTCTCTCGGTGTTGTGAAATTAACATGGGTAAGAATAATCCACACTAAACAACAGGCGCACAATTCAAATTCAGGAGCTCTGTATGTTTGCCAAAAGcagacaaaaacatttaaagaaaaatcgAGATCCGAACTTCACAGGGGTAACACACAACAGAAGccatgctgttctgaatgtggaaaacaattctttagCAAAAACAGCCTTGAAAGACACAAACGaatacacactggagagaagccatattgctgtaatgaatgtgggaaacaatttAACACCAGTGGTCATCTTATTctccacacaagaattcacacaggagagaagccatattgctgttctgactgtGGCAAAAAATTCTCAAGTAGTACTTCTCTTCGGATTCATTCAAGAATGCACAcgggagaaaagccatattgctgttctgagtgtggtaAACGATTCTCTACTATTAGTAGTTTTCAGAGACATAAAAGAATTCATAGTGGGGAGAGGCCTTATCATTGTTTGGAatgtaacaaagaattttctgatTTAAGCAACCTTAAGAGTCATGcaagaattcacaccggagagaagctaAATCACACTTCTCAATGTAGCAAACAAGTTTCTGACAATCTGCAATCTTTATAA